The Montipora capricornis isolate CH-2021 chromosome 3, ASM3666992v2, whole genome shotgun sequence genome window below encodes:
- the LOC138043544 gene encoding uncharacterized protein isoform X1: MIKLRKLTLSISFGAVLLLLFLLRQYTTVPNGQLKTARLHLVVPFNVMNSSGTPMNSTIERQNEYIYCLQRNLLNPHVEAIHILFGSLEEPAFIKALRLRMDWKLVFHFLGRRMRYKDAFGYASHVLIRKNTMLMNADNYIDTGFEHLDETSLGNKTMYALTRHETAENVRRCGVTDFCGPTAKYIGSHDAFLFRLLAPLSREFLDKVDYFTNMDGIEQVLMFNLRKYERFTIKNPCRILRIVHQHCGDFRKYSERTIQGVRVDHYLKISRDHLAPFSGL; the protein is encoded by the exons ATGATCAAGTTACGGAAACTGACATTAAGCATTTCTTTTGGTGCagtgttgctgttgctgtttcTGTTGAGGCAGTACACAACGGTCCCTAATG GGCAGCTAAAGACGGCAAGATTGCATCTGGTTGTTCCCTTTAACGTAATGAACTCTTCTGGTACTCCGATGAACAGTACAATTGAGAGACAAAACGAGTACATTTACTGCCTTCAAAGAAACTTACTCAATCCTCAC GTTGAGGCAATTCACATCCTTTTCGGAAGTCTGGAGGAGCCTGCTTTTATCAAAGCTTTGAGGCTGAGGATGGACTGGAAACTAGTCTTCCATTTCCTCGGTCGGCGCATGCGTTACAAAGACGCTTTCGGATATGCTTCGCACGTCTTGATACGTAAGAACACGATGCTTATGAATGCCGACAATTACATCGATACGGGATTTGAACATTTGGATGAAACTAGTTTAGgcaacaaaacaatgtatgcattGACAAGACATGAAACTGCGGAAAACGTAAGACGTTGTGGTGTGACTGATTTTTGCGGCCCGACAGCAAAATACATTGGCTCCCATGATGCCTTTCTTTTCAGGCTCCTTGCCCCACTCTCTCGGGAATTCCTGGATAAGGTGGACTATTTCACTAACATGGATGGAATTGAGCAAGTTCTAATGTTTAACTTGAGAAAGTATGAGCGGTTCACGATTAAAAATCCCTGTCGAATTTTGCGCATTGTTCACCAGCACTGTGGTGACTTTAGAAAATACTCTGAAAGAACTATTCAAGGAGTCAGAGTTGatcattatttgaaaatttcaaGAGATCATCTAGCGCCATTTTCTGGACTttga
- the LOC138042744 gene encoding uncharacterized protein, which translates to MELSARLENWILQFSTANQTKVSFVGLNCLTCDDDGTSLIEDDDLPEMLSQPAPEQQKQTEMQSVSTFEEGSTGIESKREKPLPDNTENQSVDLLAENCVNYCTSNGIENPVEVLRYAQSLIVTGRPLDVQDTTVSLEGETNFILINRQDVLRSAMEELQFLKDPTLTLAVGFYDEKAEVCGGPRKEFFRLCLREIKAKYFDSGLKEHLSNDYSTIGLIMALSTLQNGTIPRFLKEDHLQALFSSEEPPNPCISKLCFGFKTLGLYEIGNGIPNFLHLFRPSESSALSRRKLIVLLPPNFSEEGSNVRRFETEIYDLFSKYTRLAASGQRGSITLGHILQFVTGTDEEPPLGFGVAPCIEFVEATSHGTNPHSECPFHC; encoded by the exons atggagttaag cgcgcggttggaaaactggatactacaattttcaacagccaatcagacaaaagtctcctttgttgggCTGAACTGTTTAACATGTGATGACGATGGAACTAGCTTAATCGAAGATGATGATTTGCCAG AAATGCTTAGTCAACCAGCTCCTGAACAACAGAAACAAACAGAAATGCAATCAGTATCCACCTTTGAAGAGGGCAGTACAGGAATTGAGTCAAAAAGGGAGAAGCCATTACCTGATAACACTGAAAATCAATCTGTGGATTTGCTGGCAGAGAATTGTGTAAATTACTGTACATCTAATGGTATTGAAAATCCTGTTGAAGTCTTACGCTATGCACAAAGTCTGATTGTGACTGGGAGACCTCTGGATGTGCAAGATACAACTGTAAGTCTGGAAGGTGAAACCAACTTCATCTTAATCAATCGACAAGACGTTTTGAGATCAGCAATGGAGGAACTGCAATTTTTAAAAGACCCTACACTAACACTTGCAGTTGGATTTTATGATGAGAAGGCTGAGGTTTGTGGTGGTCCTCGGAAAGAGTTCTTTCGCCTGTGTTTACGAGAGATCAAAGCTAAGTACTTTGACAGTGGCCTCAAAGAACATCTTTCTAATGACTATTCAACCATTGGGTTAATAATGGCCCTTAGCACTTTGCAGAATGGTACTATCCCTAGATTTTTGAAAGAAGATCATCTCCAGGCACTTTTTTCTTCTGAAGAGCCACCAAATCCTTGTATCTCAAAGCTCTGCTTTGGCTTTAAAACCCTGGGGCTTTATGAAATAGGGAATGGTATACCTAACTTCCTTCACCTTTTCAGACCTTCAGAAAGTTCAGCCTTGTCAAGAAGAAAGTTGATTGTCCTTCTCCCACCAAATTTCTCTGAAGAGGGTAGCAATGTACGCcgttttgaaacagaaatttatgaTTTGTTTTCTAAATACACCAGGCTGGCAGCAAGTGGGCAAAGGGGGTCAATCACCCTAGGACACATACTTCAGTTTGTCACGGGTACTGATGAAGAGCCCCCACTTGGGTTTGGTGTAGCACCTTGTATAGAATTTGTTGAGGCAACAAGCCATGGCACAAACCCCCACTCAGAATGCCCATTTCATTG TTAG
- the LOC138043544 gene encoding uncharacterized protein isoform X2, with the protein MLKTARLHLVVPFNVMNSSGTPMNSTIERQNEYIYCLQRNLLNPHVEAIHILFGSLEEPAFIKALRLRMDWKLVFHFLGRRMRYKDAFGYASHVLIRKNTMLMNADNYIDTGFEHLDETSLGNKTMYALTRHETAENVRRCGVTDFCGPTAKYIGSHDAFLFRLLAPLSREFLDKVDYFTNMDGIEQVLMFNLRKYERFTIKNPCRILRIVHQHCGDFRKYSERTIQGVRVDHYLKISRDHLAPFSGL; encoded by the exons ATG CTAAAGACGGCAAGATTGCATCTGGTTGTTCCCTTTAACGTAATGAACTCTTCTGGTACTCCGATGAACAGTACAATTGAGAGACAAAACGAGTACATTTACTGCCTTCAAAGAAACTTACTCAATCCTCAC GTTGAGGCAATTCACATCCTTTTCGGAAGTCTGGAGGAGCCTGCTTTTATCAAAGCTTTGAGGCTGAGGATGGACTGGAAACTAGTCTTCCATTTCCTCGGTCGGCGCATGCGTTACAAAGACGCTTTCGGATATGCTTCGCACGTCTTGATACGTAAGAACACGATGCTTATGAATGCCGACAATTACATCGATACGGGATTTGAACATTTGGATGAAACTAGTTTAGgcaacaaaacaatgtatgcattGACAAGACATGAAACTGCGGAAAACGTAAGACGTTGTGGTGTGACTGATTTTTGCGGCCCGACAGCAAAATACATTGGCTCCCATGATGCCTTTCTTTTCAGGCTCCTTGCCCCACTCTCTCGGGAATTCCTGGATAAGGTGGACTATTTCACTAACATGGATGGAATTGAGCAAGTTCTAATGTTTAACTTGAGAAAGTATGAGCGGTTCACGATTAAAAATCCCTGTCGAATTTTGCGCATTGTTCACCAGCACTGTGGTGACTTTAGAAAATACTCTGAAAGAACTATTCAAGGAGTCAGAGTTGatcattatttgaaaatttcaaGAGATCATCTAGCGCCATTTTCTGGACTttga